ATCCGGTGGAACCGGGCTACGTGGCGGCCATTCGCGAGACCGTGCACGAAGCGCTGGCGCGGTTCGAGAATCCCGGGCAGGCGGTCATCCTGTTCTCGGCGCACAGCCTGCCGATGGTCATCGTCGCGGCCGGCGATCCCTACCCGGAGCAGATCGCCGCTACCCGGGCCGCGGTGGAGGCCGGCTTGGGCTTGCCCAACCGGACCGCCCTGTCGTTCCAGAGCCAGGCCGGGCCGGTCAAGTGGCTGGGGCCCACCACCCACGACGCCATCTCCGCGCTCGCCGGCCAGGGAGTGCGGGATCTCCTCCTCGTACCGCTCGGTTTCGTCTCCGAGCACCTGGAGACCCTCTACGAGATGGACGTCCTGTACGGCGAGCACGCCAGGTCGCTCGGCATGCGGTTCGAACGGGCCGCCGCGCCGGGCACGCACCCGGCTTTCATCGGGGCCCTGGCCGACGTCGTCGCCCGTCATGTTTGAAGCCGATTAAACCTTCCAAAAGCGATCGTCAATTCGCACAAGCCGCGAATTTCCGGCGGGGAAAATGAGGACGTAGGTAAGTATCCAGGCGGGAGGTAGTGAGGGTGAGAATCGGCGAATCCGGCTCGACCAGCAAGCTCGGCGCCACGCCGCGTCCGGCCGTGTCTCCGACGCGTCCGCTCGACCCGAAGGTGGTCGAGACGTCCACCCTCCTCAAGGACAAGGCCATCGCCGCGGGCAGCACTATTTACAACGCCTTCGACAAGGTCGTGCACGATCCGAAACTGGCCACCGGCATCGTGATGTCGGCCGGCGCCGCCTTCGCGGTGGCCGACAAGCTCAACCAGATGCGCTCGAGCGGCCAGACGCTGAGCACGGGCGGCAAGGTCCAGAACGCCGGCAACGTGCTCTTCCCCCTCGCCGGAGCCATCGCGACCGCCACGGGCCAGACCGAGGTCGCCAACGTCGCCAACAAGGCCGACGCGGCCAACCGTGGCCTCAAGAAGACGCAGGAAGCCCAGAAGAACATCAGCGACGGCATCAAGGCGCTCAACACGGTGCGCGACGGCGCCGCCCCGGCAGCCGATGCCGCCAAGACCGCCCAGGGCCTGAGCAAGCTCGGCAAGGTCGCCGCCGGCGCCGACGTGGCGCGGGGCGTCATCAGCGGCGTGCAACTCTACGACGACGTCAGCAAGATCATCGACAATCCCGCGGTCCTCAAGGATCCCAAGTTCGCGCTCAAGACCGCGTACGACACGCTGGGGACCGCCAACGGCGCCCTCGCCGCCGCGAAACTGGCCGGCAAGACCGGCCTGGTCGGGAAG
Above is a window of Candidatus Tanganyikabacteria bacterium DNA encoding:
- the hemH gene encoding ferrochelatase; the protein is MSRAVVLLQLGGPDTPEAIEPFLANLFADPYTIPLPWWLKPFQPRLARVVAKRRAPLVADLYRHMGGASPILANTVAQARALEAELACRGASVPVHVAMRCWHPLTEHVVDNLLAARAREVTLLPLYPQESSATTGSAVARFEEVSRERGAPWEIRVARSYPVEPGYVAAIRETVHEALARFENPGQAVILFSAHSLPMVIVAAGDPYPEQIAATRAAVEAGLGLPNRTALSFQSQAGPVKWLGPTTHDAISALAGQGVRDLLLVPLGFVSEHLETLYEMDVLYGEHARSLGMRFERAAAPGTHPAFIGALADVVARHV